One Spiroplasma endosymbiont of Cantharis nigra DNA segment encodes these proteins:
- a CDS encoding cation-translocating P-type ATPase gives MNINENNKEIADSKNVAVSDDWYKLSNKKICSILETNPQTGLSNHEAKLRLEKYGKNNLPKSKKPNWFIIFLKSFLDPLSLIMILSGLASGLVSAISQKIETVDITGLVIIAIIVLTNSIIATIQEVKSLNQVSNLNENKQFAIVLRNSKKIEINIEELVPGDIIFVNSGGFVPADTRIIDNQLLRIDESALTGENEPVKKISDSIKDKNLMLGDQKNIAFMSTLVIEGKMMGVIFGTGKESEIGKIANKITSHKPEKTPLEKKVTLLTAIIGLTSIILGLILFLTAWFLRDSIHPSSGGRADIKNLLLVAVSAAISLIPESLTIIVKICLMVATKKMAKKNVIIKNPKSIETLGNVNVICSDKTGTLTQNKMTVDKIFIDFCEKDLKDFDKAKHKELINCISLCSDAIVEKEKIGSATEIATIEFIKKFDIDYIKIRKNNERVDEIPFDSKRKLMTTLNYVDKKEIIYVKGAVDYLSNICTNKLVNGKVTPLTEKDRNILNEQLYRFAKSGLRVLGFAQKEYKDSKDTYESNLTFLGCVAIIDPPREEVKKSVEEAKKGGIRVIMITGDHKITAFEIASRLGIADEIFDGVLTGQDINELSRTELKERLQKTNVFARVNPEHKALIVDLLQEDKNIVAMTGDGVNDAPSLVKADVGISMGITGTEVAKSVSDVILADDNFKSIISGVNSGRNVYEKIKYSISFLLAANISQIITLLLILVINKDIALNSVNILFHIFIIETIVAVPIGMQKERKGVMKNPPPTSKHESLLKGIWVQMFITTFFNTLFAVLNYQIAVLWFGYGSESSLAFGKTGVYIAIMYSPIFYSILYNNFFLPIKSTKNISDVDKYRPNKWLLILMGVAFVVTTLTLIPVGIINDFFDFTTIGLNPILAMIFFVNSLLPTIFIYFTYKLVFKWI, from the coding sequence ATGAATATAAATGAAAATAATAAAGAGATAGCAGACTCCAAAAATGTCGCTGTAAGCGACGATTGGTATAAACTATCAAATAAAAAAATATGTAGTATATTAGAAACAAATCCGCAAACAGGATTATCAAATCATGAAGCTAAATTAAGATTAGAAAAATATGGTAAAAATAATCTTCCTAAAAGCAAGAAACCTAATTGATTTATAATTTTTTTAAAGAGCTTTTTAGATCCTTTAAGTTTAATAATGATTTTATCTGGTTTAGCTTCTGGTTTAGTATCTGCAATTTCACAAAAAATTGAAACTGTTGATATAACAGGTTTAGTTATTATTGCAATAATTGTTTTAACTAACTCTATTATAGCAACAATACAAGAAGTTAAGTCTCTAAATCAAGTATCTAATTTGAATGAAAATAAACAATTTGCAATTGTTTTAAGAAATTCAAAGAAAATTGAAATCAATATTGAAGAACTTGTGCCAGGAGATATTATTTTTGTTAATTCAGGAGGATTTGTTCCAGCAGATACAAGAATCATTGATAATCAATTGCTTAGAATTGATGAGTCAGCTTTAACTGGAGAAAATGAACCTGTTAAAAAGATTTCAGATTCTATTAAAGATAAAAACTTAATGCTAGGAGATCAAAAAAACATAGCTTTTATGTCTACATTGGTTATTGAAGGTAAAATGATGGGTGTTATTTTTGGAACAGGTAAGGAATCTGAAATTGGAAAAATTGCAAATAAGATTACTTCTCATAAACCTGAAAAAACACCATTAGAAAAAAAAGTAACTTTATTAACTGCAATTATTGGTTTAACATCAATTATATTAGGATTAATTTTATTTTTAACAGCATGATTTTTAAGAGATTCAATCCATCCTTCATCTGGGGGAAGAGCAGATATAAAAAATCTTTTATTAGTTGCTGTTTCAGCTGCAATATCTTTAATCCCAGAATCGCTGACAATTATTGTAAAAATTTGTTTAATGGTGGCTACTAAAAAAATGGCCAAAAAAAATGTTATTATAAAGAATCCAAAATCAATTGAGACTTTAGGAAATGTTAATGTAATTTGTTCAGATAAAACAGGAACACTAACTCAAAATAAAATGACAGTAGATAAAATTTTTATTGATTTTTGTGAAAAAGATTTAAAGGATTTTGATAAAGCAAAACATAAAGAATTAATAAATTGTATATCATTGTGTAGTGATGCAATTGTAGAAAAAGAAAAAATTGGAAGTGCAACTGAAATAGCTACAATTGAATTTATAAAAAAATTTGATATTGATTATATTAAAATTAGAAAAAATAATGAAAGAGTTGATGAAATTCCTTTTGACTCAAAAAGAAAATTAATGACTACTTTAAATTATGTTGATAAAAAAGAAATAATTTATGTAAAAGGAGCAGTTGATTATCTTTCAAATATTTGTACAAATAAACTTGTAAATGGTAAAGTAACTCCTTTAACAGAAAAAGATAGAAATATTTTAAATGAACAACTTTACAGGTTTGCTAAAAGTGGATTAAGAGTTTTAGGTTTTGCTCAAAAAGAGTATAAAGACTCTAAAGATACTTATGAAAGTAATTTAACTTTTTTAGGTTGTGTGGCAATTATTGATCCACCAAGAGAAGAAGTTAAAAAATCAGTTGAAGAAGCTAAAAAAGGTGGTATTCGTGTAATTATGATTACAGGAGATCACAAAATAACTGCTTTTGAAATAGCATCAAGATTAGGAATTGCAGATGAAATATTTGATGGAGTTTTAACAGGCCAAGATATTAATGAGTTATCTAGAACTGAGTTAAAAGAAAGATTGCAAAAAACCAACGTTTTTGCAAGAGTAAATCCTGAACATAAAGCATTAATTGTGGATTTACTTCAAGAAGATAAAAATATTGTTGCCATGACAGGTGATGGTGTTAATGATGCACCAAGTCTAGTTAAAGCTGATGTTGGTATATCAATGGGAATTACAGGTACAGAAGTTGCTAAAAGTGTAAGTGATGTTATCTTAGCAGATGATAATTTTAAAAGTATTATATCTGGAGTTAACTCAGGAAGAAATGTTTATGAAAAAATTAAATATTCAATATCATTTCTACTTGCAGCAAATATTAGTCAGATAATTACACTATTGTTAATACTTGTAATAAATAAAGATATTGCTTTAAACTCAGTTAATATTTTATTTCATATTTTTATTATTGAAACTATTGTTGCAGTTCCTATTGGAATGCAAAAAGAAAGAAAAGGCGTTATGAAGAACCCACCTCCAACAAGTAAGCATGAAAGTTTACTAAAAGGAATTTGAGTTCAAATGTTTATAACCACATTCTTTAATACCTTATTTGCTGTTTTAAATTATCAAATTGCAGTTTTATGATTTGGTTATGGTAGTGAAAGTTCATTAGCTTTTGGTAAGACAGGAGTTTATATAGCAATTATGTATTCACCAATATTTTACTCAATACTATATAATAATTTTTTCTTACCAATTAAATCAACAAAAAATATTAGTGATGTTGATAAATATCGACCAAATAAATGATTATTAATTTTAATGGGAGTAGCTTTTGTTGTGACAACCTTAACTTTAATTCCCGTAGGAATAATTAATGACTTTTTTGATTTTACAACAATAGGATTAAATCCAATATTGGCAATGATATTTTTTGTAAATTCTTTATTACCTACAATATTTATTTACTTTACATATAAATTAGTTTTTAAATGAATTTAG
- a CDS encoding FtsX-like permease family protein gives MKTEILFFKNSIRKIRNNSISVVAVSFLLFLTFFIIFSIFSVNLKVFWGYNEFKKNSNIRDSVMEVDKSYRLIDPSKEEKENLPENQELYQQYILNRLALENDFEWSKTEEWNINNIKNQDEILKLKVLSKTHSISNNCIDCLVIDKGRSFSNSYQRSKREVIINKQFSKQNNIKIGEIIRLHPDEYGDSLLVKENEKVALDISKTTSIEDLLELNQYYGLNWYQVIGFGSSADFAYPIFGDMSFLPNMNKESIIYLDYRNMGFSDYKFNVKYGDDKNEERNMKIYNSSNSLISLTSEYDGNSYFSIKFNNRDRNWNLDFINKKYKEYGNLSNNSTYFYNNNDKNSKSYSRVNGPNKVILLFNIFSSLLLTLIFSICLFIIYLVTKKDFEGSLNEIGYLKSMGYKNKNIIINYLATIIFSILVGFIFSLILFYSLEIIVLNIFSGFFNFSFKNFNYLPLIFFTILIFFILIFIFVIKIISFTILNKGIIYLNNGVKILKISYLARQYKKLYKSSKFDKKLRSALFLSSLTKITGIAAAMLLCSTLTTATIVIPKQIERNYESVFSNIYYKNKIEYTSPLPNNPLSFYKTYNPNFKDDEWGFDFKNKIIDQYVGSKNKDKVSTAYPLLEDKKTINWNKVTENILNSDIHSEYYSYDIAQKNNTAWAEFSWLNWKNLSTSFLLDLDNAEIDSSGLIGSIGSKQTIKNIYSQWKDYDNFKQELVSLKNKNPGKEQLLKYNNLLLNFYKKYIGGLPLKYNSKIVENYQINIKEINKILKKETIYKGDYFSNYDKYWKISKDYNDFYEIKNSEIADFNFTYNDNLVDVKNLKSSVISDWKNQDIIRLNNNLTLWFASVFEWRLGMGILLLTYTNSPYFIQQKIIKSIELNENYNVSNSLVPYDKKSDELGTYFKANYKDQDFNIYGVNEKSELNLLKNKKNKVINNQLFNDSNFYYPLIINKALSENLKIKEGNVIDFNVYIEKLEKYINNKYSDIGINDLEMGWSKSPFKDFRTQSSRSYYSAPKSMSDYRNFSDTSLGIPVSFNSAKIGGVDFAITNGGAVGASNQPPIHKRVTDNDLQITNNIYKSNKKFKIVGIEKSYGTPKAWITNDNANEIIGYDKVEEFNFNNFFIPEWAHVEEIYTFEQFNDDELKNKLKNISYKEFKASRNKNEKWKNMYEFFINQYPIFNYKLSSKAEIFDLTSGLSNSQRYGDYSQFGTRGSYGLIYPENCETEEECEPIIDKNNYYEGFSISTLKGLLPVNSVTEITKDLIATLNFSIYIFIIILLIITFIILMLATTLIITDNKEFINGMKIMGYSNFYIINQIFNVYNGVILFMFSIGFLLGLLLLSGVINFASLSTSLVFFTTFIWWHPLLVFLLLSWLYILTFYISWFNVKKIRII, from the coding sequence ATGAAAACAGAAATATTATTTTTTAAAAATTCAATAAGAAAAATTAGGAATAATTCTATTTCAGTTGTTGCTGTTTCTTTTTTGCTTTTTTTGACATTCTTTATTATTTTCTCAATATTTTCTGTTAATTTAAAAGTTTTTTGAGGTTACAATGAATTTAAAAAAAATAGTAATATAAGAGATAGTGTAATGGAAGTGGATAAAAGTTATCGTTTAATAGATCCTTCAAAAGAAGAAAAAGAGAATCTCCCTGAAAATCAAGAATTGTATCAACAATATATTTTAAATAGATTAGCTTTAGAAAATGACTTTGAATGAAGTAAGACAGAAGAATGAAATATTAATAATATTAAAAATCAAGATGAGATATTAAAACTAAAGGTATTATCTAAAACTCATTCAATTAGTAATAATTGTATAGATTGTCTAGTAATTGATAAGGGAAGAAGTTTCTCTAACTCATATCAGAGATCTAAAAGAGAAGTAATAATAAATAAGCAATTTTCTAAACAAAATAATATTAAAATAGGAGAAATTATTAGATTACACCCAGATGAATATGGAGATTCTCTTTTAGTAAAAGAGAATGAAAAAGTGGCTTTGGATATTTCAAAAACTACAAGTATTGAAGATTTACTTGAGCTTAACCAATATTATGGATTAAACTGATACCAAGTAATTGGATTTGGTAGTTCCGCAGATTTTGCATACCCAATATTTGGTGATATGTCATTTTTACCAAATATGAATAAAGAATCTATTATTTATTTAGATTATAGAAATATGGGATTCAGTGATTATAAATTTAATGTAAAATATGGAGATGATAAAAATGAAGAAAGAAATATGAAAATATATAATTCTTCAAATTCTTTAATATCTTTAACTTCTGAATATGATGGTAATTCCTATTTTTCTATTAAATTTAATAATAGAGATAGAAATTGAAATTTAGATTTTATAAATAAAAAATATAAAGAATATGGAAACTTAAGCAATAATTCAACTTACTTTTATAATAATAATGACAAAAATTCTAAAAGTTATTCACGTGTAAACGGACCTAATAAAGTTATTCTATTATTTAATATTTTCTCAAGTCTTTTACTAACTTTAATTTTTTCAATTTGCTTATTTATAATTTATTTAGTAACAAAAAAAGATTTTGAAGGCTCACTAAATGAAATTGGTTATTTAAAGTCTATGGGATATAAAAATAAAAATATAATTATCAATTATTTAGCAACTATAATATTTTCAATATTAGTAGGTTTTATTTTTTCTTTAATATTATTTTACTCTTTAGAAATAATTGTACTTAATATTTTTTCAGGATTTTTTAATTTTAGTTTTAAAAATTTTAATTATTTACCTTTAATTTTTTTCACTATTTTAATTTTTTTTATATTAATATTTATTTTTGTTATAAAAATAATCTCTTTTACAATTTTGAATAAAGGAATTATTTATTTAAATAATGGTGTCAAAATATTAAAAATTTCATACTTAGCAAGACAATATAAAAAATTATATAAGAGTTCTAAATTTGATAAGAAATTAAGGTCTGCTCTTTTCTTATCTTCATTAACAAAAATAACAGGAATAGCAGCTGCTATGCTATTGTGTTCGACATTAACAACTGCAACAATAGTTATTCCAAAACAAATTGAGAGAAATTATGAATCTGTATTTTCAAATATTTATTATAAAAATAAGATTGAGTATACTAGTCCTTTACCAAATAATCCGTTAAGTTTTTATAAAACCTATAATCCAAATTTTAAAGATGATGAATGAGGATTTGATTTTAAAAATAAAATAATAGATCAATATGTTGGATCAAAAAATAAGGATAAAGTAAGTACCGCATATCCTCTTTTAGAAGATAAAAAAACTATTAACTGAAATAAAGTTACTGAAAATATTTTAAACTCTGATATACATTCAGAGTACTATTCATATGATATTGCTCAAAAAAATAATACGGCATGAGCCGAATTTAGTTGATTAAACTGAAAAAATCTTTCTACAAGTTTTTTATTGGATTTGGATAATGCAGAGATTGACTCATCAGGATTAATAGGAAGTATAGGGTCAAAACAAACTATTAAAAATATTTATTCTCAGTGAAAAGATTATGATAATTTTAAACAAGAATTAGTAAGTTTAAAAAATAAAAATCCTGGAAAAGAGCAATTGTTAAAATATAATAATTTACTTCTAAATTTTTATAAAAAATATATTGGAGGATTACCATTAAAATATAATTCAAAAATAGTAGAAAATTATCAAATTAACATAAAAGAAATTAATAAGATTTTAAAGAAGGAAACTATTTATAAAGGTGATTATTTTTCTAATTATGATAAATACTGGAAAATAAGTAAAGATTACAATGACTTTTATGAAATAAAGAACTCAGAAATAGCGGATTTTAATTTTACATATAATGATAATTTAGTAGATGTAAAAAATCTAAAGTCATCAGTAATAAGCGATTGAAAAAATCAAGACATTATTAGATTAAATAATAATCTTACATTGTGATTTGCTTCAGTATTTGAATGAAGATTAGGTATGGGAATATTATTATTAACTTATACAAATTCTCCCTACTTTATTCAACAAAAAATAATTAAGTCAATTGAGTTAAATGAAAATTATAATGTAAGTAATAGTTTAGTACCATATGATAAAAAATCCGATGAGTTAGGAACGTACTTTAAAGCAAATTATAAAGATCAAGATTTCAATATTTATGGAGTAAATGAAAAATCAGAATTAAATTTACTTAAAAATAAAAAAAATAAAGTTATTAATAATCAGTTATTTAATGATTCAAATTTCTATTATCCTCTAATAATTAATAAAGCTCTTTCTGAAAATTTAAAAATCAAAGAAGGTAATGTTATAGATTTCAATGTATACATTGAAAAATTAGAAAAATATATTAATAACAAATATAGTGATATTGGTATAAATGATTTAGAGATGGGATGATCAAAAAGTCCTTTCAAAGATTTTAGAACCCAGTCAAGTAGAAGTTATTATTCTGCTCCAAAATCTATGTCAGACTATAGAAATTTTTCAGATACAAGTTTAGGTATACCTGTTAGTTTTAATTCAGCCAAGATAGGTGGAGTAGATTTTGCAATAACAAATGGTGGAGCTGTAGGAGCTTCTAACCAGCCACCAATTCATAAACGAGTTACAGACAATGACTTACAAATAACAAATAATATTTATAAAAGTAATAAAAAATTTAAAATTGTGGGTATTGAAAAAAGTTATGGTACACCAAAAGCTTGAATAACAAATGATAATGCAAATGAAATTATTGGATATGATAAGGTAGAGGAATTTAACTTTAATAATTTCTTTATTCCTGAATGAGCGCATGTTGAAGAGATATATACTTTTGAACAATTTAATGATGATGAGTTGAAAAATAAACTTAAAAATATTAGTTATAAAGAATTTAAAGCTAGTAGAAATAAAAATGAAAAATGAAAAAATATGTATGAATTTTTTATAAATCAATATCCAATATTTAATTATAAACTCTCTTCAAAAGCAGAGATCTTTGATTTAACTTCTGGATTATCCAACTCACAAAGATATGGAGATTATAGTCAATTTGGAACAAGGGGTAGTTATGGATTAATTTATCCAGAAAATTGTGAAACAGAAGAAGAGTGTGAACCTATTATAGATAAAAATAACTATTATGAGGGATTCTCGATTTCAACATTAAAAGGTCTATTGCCTGTTAACTCAGTGACTGAAATAACAAAGGACTTAATTGCTACTCTTAACTTTTCAATATATATATTTATTATTATTTTATTAATAATAACTTTTATTATATTAATGTTGGCTACAACTTTAATAATTACTGATAATAAAGAGTTTATAAATGGTATGAAGATAATGGGTTACTCAAACTTTTATATAATTAATCAAATATTCAATGTATATAATGGAGTTATATTATTTATGTTCTCTATTGGTTTTTTATTAGGATTGCTATTACTAAGTGGGGTTATTAATTTTGCTTCCTTATCTACAAGTCTTGTCTTTTTCACAACTTTTATATGATGACATCCATTGTTAGTTTTCCTTTTATTAAGTTGGTTATATATCTTAACTTTTTATATTAGTTGGTTTAATGTAAAAAAAATTAGAATTATTTAA
- a CDS encoding TrkH family potassium uptake protein, which produces MKNSSTDEKDIVKSKSNKKKTEVKKSVENKNEKFFNKLKNWLPFSRISGKIILAYLLSIILGGFLLSIPGVVVDSKNHWNFITGMFTASSAISDTGITMVQTNTGYSFLGQLLIIIMCQIGGIGILTIKITLLVMIGRKISLDDQNIAQKERGNNSLSNTVEMIKDAFVFLLILELVGSIVLFFGFYFTPISLEGTHKLDPSTVTNPYNDFGKSLWFAIFHSISATNNAGFDIVSGNSLLPYNQGSSHAYLIQITFLCQWVIGGLGYPTYHDIKKKIKARKQGKKVKFSLFTKLNFITYITLFILGPILVFLTEYLTVEESQILLSGHYQETYKLLGNEKINISHKWVSDGGAWKPTHVWMMDLIFNVSSTRNAGFATVDVNSFTAGSKYLLSIWMFIGAAPSSTAGGIRTTTFAICVLAIFSIMRNKKSVEVFKRKIPDETVKRAFAVVFISFFIVTTSIFIVYLDSNKMLFRTDETQNTEATIIKLIMYVCSAFGTVGFQPFPNEQIIQLGVISKIMLVMTMFVGQLGISNTLLAFVKPKNKQNFSYLEEEVTIG; this is translated from the coding sequence ATGAAAAATTCTTCAACTGATGAAAAAGATATTGTTAAAAGTAAATCTAATAAAAAAAAGACAGAAGTAAAAAAAAGTGTAGAAAATAAGAATGAAAAGTTCTTTAATAAGTTAAAAAACTGATTACCTTTTTCTAGAATAAGTGGAAAAATAATTTTAGCTTATTTACTTTCTATCATATTAGGGGGTTTTTTACTTTCAATTCCGGGAGTTGTTGTTGATTCAAAAAATCATTGAAATTTCATTACGGGAATGTTCACAGCTTCAAGTGCTATATCTGATACAGGAATAACTATGGTGCAAACAAATACAGGTTATTCGTTTTTAGGGCAATTACTAATAATAATAATGTGTCAAATTGGAGGAATTGGAATTCTTACAATTAAAATTACTCTTTTAGTGATGATAGGAAGAAAAATTTCCTTAGATGATCAAAATATTGCTCAAAAAGAAAGAGGAAATAATAGTTTATCAAACACTGTAGAAATGATAAAAGATGCTTTTGTATTTTTATTAATATTGGAGTTAGTAGGTTCAATAGTCTTATTTTTTGGATTTTATTTCACTCCAATTTCACTTGAAGGAACTCATAAATTAGATCCATCAACTGTTACAAATCCTTATAATGATTTTGGAAAGTCACTTTGATTTGCAATATTTCATTCAATAAGTGCAACAAATAATGCCGGTTTTGATATTGTAAGTGGTAACTCACTACTTCCTTATAATCAAGGAAGTTCACATGCTTATTTAATTCAAATTACTTTCTTATGTCAATGAGTAATAGGTGGATTAGGATATCCAACATATCATGATATTAAGAAAAAAATTAAAGCAAGAAAACAAGGAAAAAAAGTTAAATTCTCTTTATTCACAAAACTAAATTTTATAACTTATATAACTTTATTTATATTAGGACCCATATTAGTTTTTTTAACAGAGTATCTTACTGTTGAAGAAAGTCAAATATTATTAAGTGGTCATTATCAAGAGACTTATAAGTTATTGGGAAATGAAAAGATTAATATTTCTCATAAATGAGTATCTGATGGTGGGGCTTGGAAACCAACTCATGTTTGAATGATGGATTTAATTTTTAATGTCTCTTCAACTAGAAATGCTGGTTTTGCAACAGTGGATGTTAATAGCTTTACTGCTGGAAGTAAATACTTATTATCTATTTGAATGTTTATTGGAGCTGCACCATCATCTACTGCTGGGGGAATAAGAACAACAACTTTTGCCATCTGTGTATTAGCAATATTTTCAATTATGAGAAATAAAAAATCAGTTGAGGTGTTTAAAAGAAAAATACCAGATGAAACTGTTAAAAGAGCCTTTGCTGTAGTATTTATTTCATTTTTTATTGTAACAACAAGTATATTTATTGTTTATTTGGATAGTAATAAAATGCTATTTAGAACAGATGAAACTCAAAATACAGAGGCCACAATTATTAAATTAATAATGTATGTATGTAGCGCTTTTGGTACAGTTGGCTTTCAACCATTCCCTAATGAACAAATTATTCAGTTAGGTGTAATAAGTAAAATAATGTTAGTAATGACAATGTTTGTAGGTCAATTGGGAATATCTAATACCTTATTAGCTTTTGTAAAACCTAAAAATAAGCAGAACTTTAGTTATTTAGAAGAGGAAGTAACAATTGGATAG
- a CDS encoding TrkA family potassium uptake protein — protein MARKKSFAIFGANYFGLSVAQTLDERKQLIKIFDYDEEKLNLYINQFESVEGVVLDATNKNALEKNGISQYDGVIVCFGGNMESSILTVLNLIDLGVENIIVKARDERHKRILLALGLEEDKVIIPDVITGKMVATKSLFDIESEVQSIDNEYVFTSITVYEEEIIDKSIFDAGLVSNKDFNIIQIKRNGKTILPDEYTILKEGDILGVYAKNNVVNDLVLKIRGEQEIDE, from the coding sequence ATGGCTAGAAAAAAAAGTTTTGCTATATTTGGAGCAAACTACTTTGGTCTATCAGTGGCACAAACACTAGATGAAAGAAAACAATTAATAAAGATTTTTGACTATGATGAAGAAAAATTAAATTTATATATTAATCAATTTGAATCAGTTGAAGGAGTTGTATTAGATGCAACAAATAAAAATGCTTTAGAAAAAAATGGTATTTCACAATATGATGGAGTTATAGTATGTTTTGGTGGAAATATGGAGTCGAGTATTTTAACAGTTCTAAATTTGATAGATTTAGGTGTTGAAAATATTATTGTTAAAGCAAGAGATGAGCGACATAAAAGAATCTTATTAGCACTTGGTCTTGAAGAAGACAAAGTTATCATTCCTGATGTTATTACAGGTAAAATGGTTGCAACAAAATCCTTATTTGATATTGAAAGTGAAGTTCAATCAATTGACAACGAATATGTTTTTACAAGTATTACTGTTTATGAAGAAGAAATTATTGATAAATCAATATTTGATGCTGGTTTAGTTTCCAATAAGGACTTTAATATTATTCAAATAAAAAGAAATGGTAAAACTATTTTACCGGATGAATATACAATTCTTAAAGAAGGAGATATTCTTGGAGTATATGCAAAAAATAATGTTGTAAATGATCTTGTTTTAAAAATTAGAGGAGAACAGGAAATAGATGAATAA
- the gatB gene encoding Asp-tRNA(Asn)/Glu-tRNA(Gln) amidotransferase subunit GatB has protein sequence MNNFEVVIGIENHIELKTKSKMFGLGPVSYGETPNSQVSEIDMGYPGTLPSVNKEGVRLALLTCNALNMQIDPLLRFDRKNYFYPDLVKGYQITQQFFPIGKEGKISINLENGEKKVIEIERLHIEEDTAKQTHKDQLTYIDFNRSGVGLIEIVSKPLIRSAFEAVEYVNQLRELLLFLGVSDVKMNEGSLRCDINISLRPYGYEHLGSKVEIKNLNSLNNVKKSIEFEIKRQSKVLLSGGIVDQETRRFDETIQETVLMRKKSNAIDYKYFREPNIFPIQLDKNWIEEVIRNSPELASQKRKKYIENYNLSIEDTNYILSDLTLVKFFEETILLGSEPKKIANYLLTDIKSLLNKDGIELSQSKLRPQDINQIIKLLDEGMISSKHVKTILPIAFETNKEIIDIVEENNLKLISNISEIEKILDPIIKENLNLIMEQYEQRPERVEKTIMGQLMKDTGGNVNPTIATEIIIKKIKEKL, from the coding sequence ATGAATAACTTTGAAGTAGTTATAGGAATTGAAAACCATATTGAGTTAAAAACTAAATCAAAAATGTTTGGTTTAGGTCCAGTAAGTTATGGAGAAACTCCTAACTCACAAGTATCAGAAATTGATATGGGTTATCCTGGTACTTTACCATCAGTAAATAAAGAAGGTGTACGATTAGCATTACTCACTTGTAATGCTTTAAATATGCAAATAGATCCTCTTTTAAGATTTGATAGAAAAAATTATTTTTATCCCGACCTAGTTAAAGGTTATCAAATTACACAACAGTTTTTTCCTATTGGAAAAGAAGGAAAAATTAGTATTAATTTAGAGAACGGGGAAAAGAAAGTTATTGAAATTGAGAGATTGCACATTGAAGAAGATACTGCAAAACAAACACATAAAGATCAATTAACATATATTGATTTTAATAGAAGTGGTGTGGGTCTAATTGAGATTGTTTCAAAACCTCTTATTAGAAGTGCGTTTGAAGCTGTTGAATATGTAAATCAATTGAGAGAGTTATTATTATTCTTAGGAGTAAGTGATGTAAAAATGAATGAAGGATCTTTAAGATGTGATATAAATATTTCACTAAGACCTTATGGTTATGAACATTTAGGGTCAAAAGTAGAGATTAAAAATTTAAACTCTTTAAATAATGTAAAAAAATCAATTGAATTTGAAATAAAAAGACAATCAAAAGTATTGTTATCTGGAGGGATTGTTGATCAAGAAACAAGAAGATTTGATGAGACAATCCAAGAGACTGTCTTAATGAGAAAAAAATCAAATGCAATTGATTATAAATATTTTAGAGAACCAAATATTTTCCCAATCCAATTGGATAAAAATTGAATTGAAGAGGTTATTAGGAATTCTCCAGAGTTAGCATCACAAAAGAGAAAAAAATATATTGAAAACTATAATCTTTCTATTGAAGATACTAATTATATCTTGTCTGACCTAACATTAGTAAAGTTTTTTGAAGAGACAATTCTATTAGGTTCCGAACCTAAAAAAATTGCAAATTATTTATTAACTGATATTAAATCTTTATTAAATAAAGATGGAATTGAATTATCTCAATCAAAATTAAGACCACAAGATATTAATCAAATAATAAAATTATTAGATGAGGGAATGATTTCTTCAAAGCATGTTAAAACAATATTGCCAATAGCATTTGAAACTAATAAGGAAATTATAGATATAGTAGAGGAAAATAATCTTAAGTTAATTTCAAATATAAGTGAAATTGAAAAAATTTTAGACCCTATTATTAAGGAAAATCTAAATTTAATAATGGAACAATATGAACAAAGACCAGAGAGAGTTGAGAAAACAATCATGGGTCAACTTATGAAAGATACTGGTGGTAATGTAAATCCTACAATAGCAACAGAAATAATAATTAAAAAAATTAAAGAAAAATTATAA